The following proteins are encoded in a genomic region of Vibrio taketomensis:
- a CDS encoding MFS transporter has product MNNSSGWKTPHNYLLFISIIVPIAFSSWMALLNNFVIEKANFDGADIGLLQSVREIPGFLAFTVIFVLLFIREQKFMLLSLAMLTLGTAITGFFPSVVGLLLTTLLMSTGFHYFETLKQSLALQWLTKEEAPEALGKYVSVGALASLLTYGALWVCLEVFQLEFKWIYALFGGVGFVLTVWIAMSFPNFEASVTQNKKLVLRKRYWLYYALTFMSGARRQIFTVFAGFLMVERFGYSASDITLLFLANYGFNFLFAKKIGRFIGQVGERKALAFEYIGLIGVFVGYAFVQTAEWAAALYIIDHLFFALALAIKTYLQKIADPADMASTAGVSFTINHIAAVVIPVTFGFIWLVSPSAVFFIGAAMAAVSLLLSLNIPAKPAEGNEVRVLSWR; this is encoded by the coding sequence ATGAATAACTCTTCTGGGTGGAAAACCCCACATAACTACCTGCTCTTTATATCGATTATTGTGCCGATCGCTTTTTCTAGTTGGATGGCGTTGCTCAATAACTTCGTGATTGAAAAAGCGAACTTTGATGGCGCCGATATTGGCTTACTTCAAAGCGTGCGAGAGATCCCCGGATTCTTAGCATTTACGGTGATTTTTGTGCTGTTGTTTATTCGTGAGCAAAAATTCATGTTGCTGTCATTGGCGATGTTGACACTGGGTACTGCGATTACGGGCTTTTTTCCGTCGGTCGTTGGGCTGTTACTGACCACATTATTGATGTCGACGGGTTTCCACTATTTTGAAACGTTAAAGCAATCACTTGCACTACAGTGGCTGACGAAAGAGGAAGCGCCTGAGGCATTAGGCAAATATGTATCTGTTGGTGCATTAGCATCGCTTCTCACCTATGGGGCATTGTGGGTGTGTTTAGAAGTGTTCCAGTTAGAGTTTAAGTGGATTTATGCTCTGTTTGGTGGTGTCGGTTTTGTGCTTACAGTGTGGATTGCTATGAGCTTTCCTAACTTTGAAGCCAGCGTAACGCAAAACAAAAAGCTCGTGTTACGTAAGCGCTACTGGCTTTACTACGCACTCACGTTTATGAGTGGTGCTCGCCGTCAGATTTTTACCGTGTTTGCGGGTTTTCTGATGGTGGAACGTTTTGGTTATTCGGCCTCAGATATTACGCTCCTGTTTTTAGCTAACTACGGTTTTAACTTTCTTTTTGCTAAAAAAATCGGGCGCTTTATTGGGCAGGTAGGGGAGCGCAAAGCGCTCGCATTTGAGTATATTGGTTTGATTGGTGTATTCGTTGGTTATGCGTTTGTGCAAACCGCCGAATGGGCGGCGGCGCTTTACATCATTGATCATCTATTCTTTGCCTTGGCATTGGCGATCAAAACCTACTTGCAGAAAATAGCCGATCCGGCGGACATGGCTTCGACAGCGGGTGTCTCATTTACGATTAACCATATTGCAGCTGTCGTGATCCCTGTGACCTTTGGCTTTATCTGGCTCGTATCACCATCTGCGGTATTCTTTATTGGCGCGGCAATGGCAGCTGTGTCGCTACTATTGTCATTGAATATACCGGCAAAACCAGCAGAAGGTAATGAGGTGCGCGTACTGAGCTGGCGTTAG
- a CDS encoding DUF3302 domain-containing protein: protein MFLDYFALGLLIFVVLVLFYGVIAIHDIPYEIAKSREHPHQDAIHYAGWVSLFTLHVLWPFLWIWATLWRKERGWGFHRLEEEQHDLHHRLEQLIDQVNVLQTQVDKLSAPNLPEAQTKATPSSDAQEKEQ from the coding sequence ATGTTTCTCGATTATTTTGCGTTAGGTTTGCTGATATTCGTCGTTTTAGTTCTCTTTTATGGCGTGATAGCCATTCATGATATCCCTTACGAAATAGCCAAAAGCCGCGAACACCCTCACCAAGATGCCATTCACTATGCCGGTTGGGTAAGTCTATTCACCCTCCACGTATTGTGGCCATTCCTTTGGATCTGGGCAACATTGTGGCGAAAAGAACGTGGATGGGGATTCCACCGTTTAGAAGAAGAGCAACACGACCTTCACCACCGTTTGGAACAACTCATCGATCAAGTCAATGTATTACAGACTCAAGTCGATAAGTTGAGCGCACCAAACTTGCCTGAGGCACAAACGAAAGCCACTCCGTCATCTGACGCACAAGAGAAGGAGCAATGA
- a CDS encoding DUF368 domain-containing protein, which produces MNYISTFFKGIAMGAADVVPGVSGGTIAFITGIYDTLLESIRRINPSLFSVWKQGGIKAAFNHINGGFLIALFAGVFTSIATLAKLISWLLVTHPIPIWSFFFGLILVSVFHILKQVDQKTISRWVFLLLGVAFAYAITVLKPLHMEPTYINVVIAGAIAICAMILPGISGSFILLLIGMYTPVLGAVKSFDITIIALFLTGCVIGILSFSHVLSWLLKRFRDTTLMFLTGLMIGTLPKIWPWKETVSWRTNSHGEQVPLVQHNLTPFEFEHIFNQPSQLGIAIVMMCAAILLVLGLEKYAERTH; this is translated from the coding sequence ATGAATTATATAAGTACTTTTTTTAAAGGCATCGCAATGGGCGCTGCTGATGTGGTGCCTGGTGTTTCCGGCGGCACCATTGCATTTATTACTGGCATTTACGATACGCTACTAGAAAGCATTCGACGCATTAACCCAAGTCTGTTCTCTGTCTGGAAGCAAGGCGGTATTAAAGCGGCATTCAACCATATCAATGGTGGATTTCTCATCGCATTATTTGCGGGGGTATTTACCAGCATTGCAACTCTCGCCAAATTAATTTCATGGTTGTTGGTTACTCACCCAATTCCTATTTGGTCTTTCTTCTTTGGTCTGATTTTGGTGTCAGTGTTCCATATCCTTAAACAAGTTGACCAAAAAACTATTAGTCGCTGGGTATTCTTATTACTCGGTGTGGCGTTTGCTTACGCGATCACTGTTTTAAAACCGCTCCATATGGAACCAACTTACATTAATGTGGTGATTGCTGGTGCCATTGCTATCTGCGCCATGATTCTTCCAGGTATTTCTGGCAGTTTCATTCTGCTTCTAATTGGCATGTATACCCCTGTACTTGGGGCGGTGAAGTCGTTTGACATCACCATTATCGCGTTATTCTTGACGGGTTGTGTTATCGGTATTCTAAGTTTTTCACACGTTCTTTCGTGGCTACTTAAACGCTTTAGAGATACGACTTTAATGTTCCTGACTGGCTTAATGATTGGCACGCTACCAAAAATCTGGCCATGGAAAGAAACCGTTTCATGGCGTACCAACTCACATGGTGAGCAAGTTCCGCTAGTACAACACAACTTAACACCATTTGAGTTTGAGCATATCTTTAATCAGCCTTCGCAACTCGGCATCGCGATTGTGATGATGTGTGCGGCAATCCTACTGGTACTTGGACTAGAAAAATACGCAGAACGTACACACTAA
- a CDS encoding GNAT family N-acetyltransferase gives MHKVTFDQELKQFRVALEGDYSAIVKFEQQDNVFVITSTKVPNELQGKGYGKLMMEKVLPEIERMGVKVIPECSFVVAYFERNPQWQHLLAM, from the coding sequence ATGCATAAAGTGACATTTGACCAAGAATTGAAGCAATTTCGTGTCGCACTTGAAGGTGATTACAGCGCGATAGTGAAATTTGAGCAACAAGATAATGTATTTGTTATTACTTCGACCAAAGTACCGAATGAATTACAGGGTAAAGGTTACGGTAAGTTAATGATGGAAAAGGTATTACCCGAAATTGAGCGAATGGGCGTGAAAGTGATACCTGAGTGCAGTTTTGTTGTGGCGTATTTTGAGCGAAATCCTCAATGGCAGCACCTACTCGCGATGTAA
- a CDS encoding HlyD family secretion protein, with product MDLLLILTYAALCITIFKVFNIPLNKWTVPTAVLGGVVLVGTLILLMNYNHPYTQIGNQVFSTTPIVSGVRGRVIEVPVEANQPLKKGDVLFRIDPVPYQAEVDKLTAQVKEASQGALGLEANLQQAEAQLAKAVAERDKAQREFARYQRGYDKGAFTAQQLDTRRQAYKAAEATVDVANTNIEQAQIALDSEIGGQNTTVARLLADLRKAEFDLEQTTVYAPTDGFATQLALRPGVMAVPLPLAPVMTYVHTEDRVYTAAFRQNSLLRLESGFEAEFIFRALPGTVFQGEVIDVIPAIGESQFQARGALIGTDALRTNGRVLVTLKLTDDIKQYGLPLGTAVEVAVYSDSFTHVSIMRKVLIRMKSWQNYLYLDH from the coding sequence ATGGATTTATTGTTAATTCTCACTTACGCCGCACTTTGCATTACCATCTTTAAAGTATTCAATATTCCTTTAAACAAATGGACCGTTCCGACGGCAGTTTTAGGTGGTGTTGTTCTCGTAGGTACATTAATCCTGCTGATGAACTACAACCACCCTTATACGCAAATAGGCAATCAAGTATTTTCAACCACCCCCATTGTTTCTGGCGTGCGTGGTCGAGTCATCGAAGTGCCCGTTGAAGCCAACCAACCGCTAAAAAAAGGGGATGTGCTGTTTCGCATTGACCCAGTCCCTTATCAAGCGGAAGTCGATAAGCTAACCGCACAAGTCAAAGAAGCCAGCCAAGGTGCACTTGGTCTTGAAGCTAATTTACAACAAGCAGAAGCACAATTGGCCAAAGCGGTTGCTGAGCGAGACAAAGCTCAACGTGAATTTGCCCGTTACCAGCGTGGTTACGATAAAGGCGCATTCACGGCTCAACAATTAGACACAAGAAGACAAGCCTACAAAGCAGCGGAAGCGACGGTTGATGTTGCCAACACCAATATTGAGCAAGCTCAGATAGCTTTGGACTCTGAAATTGGCGGACAAAATACCACGGTAGCCCGTTTGCTTGCTGACTTGCGCAAAGCGGAATTCGATTTAGAGCAAACGACTGTGTATGCACCGACTGACGGTTTTGCAACTCAGCTCGCGCTGCGCCCAGGCGTAATGGCCGTTCCATTGCCGCTAGCACCTGTGATGACTTACGTGCATACGGAAGATCGCGTTTACACGGCAGCATTTCGTCAAAACTCGCTATTGCGTCTCGAGTCAGGATTTGAAGCAGAGTTTATTTTCCGCGCCTTACCGGGCACAGTGTTCCAAGGGGAAGTTATTGACGTTATCCCTGCGATTGGTGAAAGTCAATTTCAAGCCAGAGGTGCCCTAATTGGCACGGATGCACTACGTACCAACGGACGTGTATTAGTAACACTAAAGTTAACCGATGATATCAAGCAATACGGGTTACCTTTGGGCACCGCCGTAGAAGTTGCGGTTTACTCAGACAGCTTTACTCACGTATCAATAATGCGCAAGGTATTGATTCGAATGAAAAGTTGGCAAAACTACCTCTATCTAGATCATTAA
- a CDS encoding PilZ domain-containing protein, with amino-acid sequence MTTHNGTTTSTSAQPTSYENRTSMIITGNDGLSMLDHGRELNIGIITPVGTSFRARSHLIGTHSSHMILVELPKVSDDKLQAFFQEGFWATIRAISPRGEGAILTFRSQILHVIRAPIAMIAMSIPQTMQSAALRNEPRYEVNLMAKVHSTNHRIDCEIRDLSKSGCLYITPALTRPFTVGEHVQLRINTKANKDQEFQALTGRICNVNQSSQKRRYGVKFDEDGKKVAKSLLDHLKFDGTKLSLQ; translated from the coding sequence ATGACAACCCATAACGGGACAACCACGAGCACGTCAGCTCAACCAACGTCTTATGAAAACAGGACATCAATGATCATTACTGGCAATGATGGGCTATCAATGCTGGATCATGGTCGTGAATTGAATATCGGTATTATCACGCCAGTTGGCACTAGCTTTCGTGCTCGAAGCCATTTAATTGGTACACACTCTAGCCATATGATTTTGGTTGAGCTTCCTAAAGTCAGTGACGACAAGCTACAAGCATTCTTCCAAGAAGGCTTCTGGGCAACCATTCGCGCGATCTCACCGCGCGGTGAAGGCGCTATTCTTACTTTTCGTAGTCAAATATTGCATGTCATTCGTGCGCCAATCGCCATGATTGCGATGTCTATTCCCCAAACTATGCAATCTGCCGCATTACGTAATGAACCTCGCTACGAAGTGAACCTAATGGCAAAAGTGCACAGCACTAACCATAGAATTGATTGTGAAATTCGCGATCTCTCTAAGAGCGGTTGCCTGTATATTACGCCGGCACTAACCAGACCATTTACCGTCGGTGAGCATGTCCAACTGCGCATTAATACCAAAGCCAATAAAGACCAAGAATTTCAAGCCCTAACTGGCCGAATCTGTAACGTCAATCAAAGCTCACAGAAACGTCGTTACGGCGTCAAATTTGATGAAGATGGTAAAAAAGTGGCGAAATCGCTACTTGACCACTTAAAATTCGATGGCACTAAATTGTCGCTGCAATAA
- a CDS encoding ECF-type riboflavin transporter substrate-binding protein — protein MNLSAKTVVIIAIGAALYGIGGLPMFGIPVFANTTLKPAMAILALFSVLFGPLVGFLVGFIGHWVTDLFAGWGIWLNWVLGSGIVGLVIGFYPILTRDNLRNGIFTTRDYVLFVTLAFIGHVIGYGSSAFLDTILYAEPFLKVFTQLTIIAAGNTLLIAAVGYKILKKVAQRNAMNRNLTEA, from the coding sequence ATGAATCTTTCCGCTAAAACTGTTGTCATTATCGCGATTGGCGCTGCGCTATATGGCATCGGTGGATTACCAATGTTTGGTATTCCCGTATTTGCTAATACAACGCTTAAACCTGCTATGGCAATTCTGGCACTATTTTCCGTGCTTTTTGGCCCACTGGTTGGCTTTTTGGTGGGATTTATCGGTCACTGGGTCACGGACTTATTCGCTGGATGGGGTATTTGGCTGAACTGGGTGCTTGGCTCCGGTATTGTTGGCTTAGTGATCGGTTTTTATCCTATTTTGACCAGAGACAATCTGCGTAATGGTATTTTCACCACGCGAGATTACGTCTTGTTTGTCACCTTAGCCTTTATTGGCCACGTGATTGGTTACGGTAGTTCTGCATTTCTCGATACCATCCTATACGCAGAACCCTTCCTGAAAGTATTCACTCAGCTCACTATTATCGCGGCCGGTAACACGCTGCTGATTGCCGCTGTTGGCTATAAAATTCTTAAAAAAGTCGCACAACGTAATGCGATGAACCGCAATTTAACTGAGGCTTAA
- a CDS encoding energy-coupling factor transporter transmembrane component T family protein, with the protein MSSSKMKFGINYVDTKSPLHKLNGITKFAFFMAWVTVVLTTFDIRIILAMIALGLALLKMTKVPFSSYKPLLIGTVGVLMTNAVFMFMLSPQQGSEYMGSNTVLLALPGPYSITQETLFYLVAVSLKYFSMLPAALVFVFTTHPTEFAASLNRIGVPYKIAYAVSLTLRYLPDVKQDFVNIMHAQQARGLDLSKNAPLYTRLQNVAKILGPLIFSSLDRADEIANAMTLRGFGRNNGRTWYNQRPLTRQDALTLVVIALVVAAAIGKKVTDTQLFWYPF; encoded by the coding sequence ATGAGTAGTTCAAAAATGAAGTTTGGTATTAACTATGTGGATACCAAATCACCACTGCATAAATTAAACGGTATTACCAAATTTGCCTTCTTTATGGCATGGGTTACCGTGGTTTTGACCACGTTTGATATTCGTATCATTCTTGCAATGATTGCATTGGGATTAGCCCTGTTGAAGATGACCAAAGTGCCATTTTCATCATACAAGCCGTTGTTAATCGGCACAGTTGGCGTCCTGATGACTAACGCAGTCTTTATGTTTATGCTGTCACCGCAGCAAGGCAGTGAATATATGGGTAGTAATACCGTGCTGTTAGCGCTACCAGGGCCATATTCGATTACACAAGAAACCTTATTTTATCTGGTTGCAGTTAGCTTAAAGTACTTCAGTATGTTGCCTGCGGCCTTAGTGTTTGTGTTTACCACACATCCAACAGAATTCGCAGCAAGTTTAAATCGTATTGGTGTGCCTTATAAGATTGCTTATGCCGTTAGCCTCACCTTGCGCTATTTGCCAGATGTTAAGCAAGATTTCGTCAATATTATGCATGCTCAACAAGCACGCGGGCTTGATTTGTCAAAGAATGCACCCTTGTATACTCGCTTGCAAAATGTGGCAAAAATCTTAGGCCCTCTGATTTTCTCTAGCCTCGATCGAGCTGATGAAATTGCCAATGCGATGACACTGCGTGGCTTTGGTCGTAATAACGGCCGAACATGGTATAACCAACGCCCGCTTACGCGTCAAGACGCGCTCACGCTGGTCGTGATTGCCTTGGTCGTGGCCGCTGCGATTGGTAAAAAAGTTACGGATACACAGCTATTTTGGTATCCGTTCTAA
- a CDS encoding ABC transporter ATP-binding protein, whose amino-acid sequence MSIEFSNFSFRYDALKNPTLKNINLKIAKGEKVLIIGPSGSGKSTLGQCLNGLIPHSFNGDITGTLTIGGKVISELDLHGYTEQVGTVLQDTDSQFVGLSVGEDIAFALENQLVSNIDMYPLVKATAKMVELEELLDHAPHDLSGGQKQRVSLAGILVDDVDILLFDEPLAALDPKTGRKTIEIIDDLHRRTKKTIVIIEHRLEDVLHRSIDRIILMESGEIIADMTPDEMLASPLLTKHGIREPLYLSALKAANCSISAEMKPSSLATLPVTEYQPAFQSWRTPSNMIEDNNPSTPLLQLRSLTYSYDGERNALEDVSFDVQQGEFVSILGKNGSGKSTISKLIMGVLEPDAGSITFDGQELTELNIFERSQKIGVVMQNPNHMISHHMIFDEVAFGLRNQGLDEAQIKIKVERTLELCGLNKYRHWPISALSYGQKKRVTIAAILVLEPKLLILDEPTAGQDYRNYTSMLAFINKLNRELGITVMIISHDMHLVLEYTTRSIVIADSKLIADQPMTAVFSQPALLDQANLTTTSLYDLADKLQIEDKNQFMQTFIALEKPAA is encoded by the coding sequence ATGAGCATTGAATTCTCAAATTTCTCTTTTCGTTACGATGCATTAAAAAATCCGACCCTAAAGAACATCAATTTAAAAATCGCCAAGGGTGAAAAAGTACTAATTATCGGCCCAAGTGGCAGTGGTAAATCAACGTTAGGTCAATGTCTAAACGGTCTGATCCCACACTCATTTAACGGTGACATAACTGGCACACTGACGATTGGTGGCAAAGTCATTAGTGAGTTAGATCTGCACGGCTATACCGAACAAGTTGGCACTGTTTTGCAAGACACAGATAGCCAATTTGTCGGTCTTAGTGTGGGCGAAGACATCGCATTCGCGCTCGAAAACCAATTAGTCTCAAATATCGATATGTACCCGTTGGTTAAAGCAACGGCAAAAATGGTCGAACTTGAAGAACTGCTGGATCATGCTCCGCATGATTTGTCTGGCGGTCAAAAGCAACGTGTCTCTCTAGCCGGTATTCTTGTTGATGACGTTGATATTCTGCTGTTTGATGAACCGTTAGCTGCACTCGATCCAAAGACCGGACGTAAGACTATTGAGATTATCGATGATCTTCATCGCCGCACAAAAAAAACCATCGTGATTATTGAGCATCGTCTTGAAGATGTATTGCACCGCTCTATTGACCGTATCATTTTGATGGAAAGCGGTGAAATCATCGCGGATATGACGCCTGATGAGATGCTTGCTTCACCACTATTAACAAAGCACGGCATTCGAGAACCGCTCTATCTTTCAGCGTTAAAAGCGGCTAACTGTTCTATTTCTGCCGAGATGAAACCTTCGTCTTTGGCGACTCTGCCAGTGACAGAATATCAACCTGCGTTTCAATCTTGGAGGACTCCATCAAACATGATTGAAGACAACAACCCGTCAACGCCTTTACTGCAACTACGCAGCCTTACCTACTCTTATGACGGTGAGCGTAACGCCCTTGAGGATGTTTCTTTTGACGTTCAACAGGGGGAATTTGTCTCTATTCTCGGAAAGAACGGATCAGGCAAGTCAACAATTTCAAAATTGATTATGGGCGTGCTTGAACCCGATGCTGGCAGCATTACCTTTGATGGCCAAGAACTGACGGAGCTTAATATCTTCGAACGTAGCCAGAAGATCGGGGTTGTGATGCAAAACCCAAATCATATGATCTCGCACCATATGATTTTTGATGAAGTCGCTTTTGGCCTGCGTAATCAGGGCCTAGATGAAGCGCAAATAAAAATTAAAGTTGAGCGCACGCTTGAACTATGTGGCCTAAATAAATACCGCCACTGGCCAATCAGCGCATTAAGCTACGGTCAGAAGAAACGTGTGACGATTGCTGCGATTCTCGTACTTGAGCCTAAGTTACTGATCTTGGATGAACCAACCGCAGGTCAAGATTACCGTAATTACACCTCAATGTTGGCGTTCATTAACAAGTTGAATCGAGAGTTAGGTATTACCGTGATGATCATCTCGCATGATATGCACCTAGTTCTTGAGTATACCACTCGCTCTATCGTGATAGCGGATAGCAAGTTGATTGCTGACCAACCGATGACAGCCGTGTTCAGTCAACCAGCATTACTGGACCAAGCTAACTTAACCACCACCAGCCTTTACGATCTGGCTGACAAACTGCAAATTGAGGACAAAAACCAATTTATGCAAACGTTCATTGCTCTAGAGAAACCTGCCGCATGA
- a CDS encoding GGDEF domain-containing protein, translated as MEVFLNKISDAGLDASSVSGEEALVFWNHVQQHIASNPIEKAQSLVFSAEFRTSLNQHQEAIDELRKALSLLSLPEDAKFILEIKGYLADWLVDYGDFTTALEEYISCSTIAVETSQIDAYVRAIIGMANLCDAYGDHTRALRYYQKIDSIDHAISSRSLRLRYKLYKLCCLIDSKRMKAAQELIKECEELSILVSDKVLTGQILLYQAILHRQAGELEAAIKCLGHVKYSSGNINTNWLSNMIRMELGSCLTDLGKVHLANWVFESVHQRVERTASPILNLRLCNALANVCERQQKYQEALRYQQNAFRIENDLMKKIPISELGAGQLRRLSRFELQLKLILSEIENRELKETTENQKHAVAQLQQDVFTDPLTNLHNRRWLDGKLKELLLHETPFTLLVIDIDHFKSINDELSHLVGDKAIVNVSTELSKYFRFRGASCVRFGGEEFLVILERANIQQAELHAETYRQRIYDFDWQEILGERGLTISIGITVHREGENTQRTFYRADKALYRAKANGRNQVCCE; from the coding sequence ATGGAAGTGTTTCTAAACAAAATTTCTGATGCCGGACTTGATGCCTCTTCCGTTTCCGGAGAGGAAGCGTTGGTGTTTTGGAATCATGTCCAACAGCATATTGCTTCGAATCCGATTGAAAAGGCGCAATCTCTGGTTTTTAGTGCCGAGTTTCGTACCTCATTAAACCAACATCAAGAAGCGATCGACGAGCTACGTAAAGCGCTTTCACTACTTTCTCTACCAGAAGACGCAAAATTTATTCTCGAAATCAAAGGCTATCTCGCTGATTGGTTAGTTGATTATGGCGACTTTACCACCGCGCTAGAAGAGTACATCTCATGCTCAACCATTGCGGTCGAAACTAGCCAAATTGATGCCTACGTGAGGGCGATTATTGGTATGGCTAACTTGTGTGACGCCTACGGTGACCACACTCGAGCACTGCGTTACTACCAAAAAATTGATAGCATTGATCATGCGATCAGCAGTCGCTCGTTGCGTCTTCGCTACAAGCTTTACAAACTTTGCTGTTTGATTGATTCAAAACGAATGAAAGCCGCACAAGAATTAATCAAAGAATGTGAAGAGCTCAGTATTCTAGTCAGTGACAAAGTGCTCACGGGGCAAATCTTGCTTTATCAAGCGATTTTACATCGTCAAGCGGGTGAGCTTGAGGCAGCGATCAAGTGCTTAGGCCACGTAAAATATTCATCGGGTAATATCAATACCAACTGGCTTTCCAATATGATTCGTATGGAGCTTGGCAGTTGCTTGACGGATCTAGGTAAAGTACACCTCGCGAATTGGGTATTTGAAAGTGTGCACCAACGTGTTGAGCGCACCGCCTCACCCATTCTCAATTTGCGCCTTTGTAATGCCTTAGCCAATGTTTGTGAAAGACAGCAAAAATATCAAGAGGCACTGCGTTATCAGCAAAACGCGTTTCGCATTGAAAATGATCTAATGAAGAAAATCCCGATTTCTGAATTGGGTGCCGGTCAATTACGCCGTTTGTCTCGCTTTGAGCTTCAACTCAAATTGATTCTGTCTGAAATTGAAAACCGTGAACTGAAAGAAACCACGGAAAACCAGAAGCATGCCGTGGCTCAGTTACAACAAGACGTGTTTACCGATCCGTTAACCAATCTACATAACCGTCGTTGGTTGGATGGCAAACTGAAAGAGTTACTGCTGCATGAGACGCCATTTACGCTACTGGTCATCGATATCGACCACTTCAAGTCAATCAATGATGAGCTCAGCCACCTCGTAGGGGATAAAGCCATTGTTAACGTGTCGACGGAACTCTCTAAGTATTTCCGCTTCAGAGGCGCGTCATGTGTCCGTTTTGGTGGAGAAGAGTTCTTGGTCATTTTGGAGCGAGCGAATATCCAACAAGCTGAATTACATGCTGAAACTTACCGACAACGAATCTATGATTTTGATTGGCAAGAGATCCTAGGAGAGCGCGGTCTAACCATAAGCATTGGTATTACCGTTCATCGTGAAGGTGAAAACACGCAGCGAACTTTCTATCGAGCAGATAAAGCGCTCTATCGTGCAAAAGCCAATGGCCGCAATCAAGTGTGCTGCGAATAG
- a CDS encoding GNAT family N-acetyltransferase, whose protein sequence is MEITVRPTLVSDAKQLAELYAQPKAYTGTLQLPKPSEAMWRKRLENMPDNIFSFVAEVDGKVVGNIGFEQAQSPRLRHCGEFGIGVHDDYHQMGIASKLIETVLDLADNWLQIKRIQIEVNTDNQAAIACYRKFGFRIEGEAECSVFRNGEYVNTYYMARINK, encoded by the coding sequence ATGGAGATTACCGTTCGACCGACACTAGTATCGGATGCAAAACAATTAGCGGAATTGTATGCGCAGCCGAAAGCCTATACGGGCACACTACAACTGCCAAAACCCAGTGAAGCCATGTGGCGCAAGCGACTTGAAAATATGCCTGATAACATTTTCAGCTTTGTCGCTGAAGTCGATGGCAAAGTAGTGGGCAATATTGGTTTTGAACAGGCCCAATCACCGAGACTTCGCCACTGCGGTGAATTTGGAATTGGTGTACACGATGATTACCATCAAATGGGTATCGCAAGTAAACTGATTGAGACCGTGCTCGATCTCGCTGACAATTGGCTACAAATAAAGCGGATTCAAATTGAGGTAAATACCGATAACCAAGCGGCCATCGCCTGCTATAGGAAGTTCGGATTCCGCATCGAGGGCGAGGCAGAATGCTCTGTGTTTCGCAATGGCGAGTATGTTAATACCTACTACATGGCGCGCATCAACAAATAA